A single window of Bordetella genomosp. 11 DNA harbors:
- a CDS encoding Smr/MutS family protein, with protein MRGSKAGFGDLKRLHQQAQARRRDQEATETAAREAQARKAAAGPARPAPPSNPEDDLRAFQRAMGAVTPLRADERVVHTQRRDPDDIPTQRRAAALGETARRADAGISDGGVAQLLSENGTAYVRADAAPDTARRLRRGEWQAGAELDLHGLRVEQARHAVLSFIDECLEYGIRCVRVVHGKGYGSEGLNPVLKDKARSWLVQKPDVIAFSEAPEREGGSGALLVLLRQQEEARR; from the coding sequence ATGCGGGGCAGTAAGGCCGGTTTCGGCGATCTGAAGCGCCTGCACCAGCAGGCGCAGGCACGACGCCGCGACCAGGAAGCCACCGAGACCGCCGCGCGCGAAGCGCAAGCCCGCAAGGCGGCCGCCGGCCCGGCGCGCCCCGCGCCACCCTCCAATCCAGAGGACGACCTGCGGGCATTCCAGCGCGCCATGGGGGCTGTCACGCCCCTGCGCGCGGACGAACGCGTCGTCCACACCCAGCGGCGGGATCCCGACGATATTCCGACCCAGCGGCGGGCCGCCGCGCTGGGGGAAACCGCCCGGCGCGCGGACGCAGGCATCTCCGACGGTGGCGTCGCGCAGTTGCTGTCCGAGAACGGCACCGCCTACGTGCGGGCGGATGCCGCGCCGGATACCGCCCGCAGGCTGCGGCGCGGCGAATGGCAGGCCGGCGCCGAACTGGACCTGCATGGCCTGCGCGTCGAGCAGGCGCGCCACGCCGTGCTCTCGTTCATCGACGAATGCCTGGAATACGGCATACGGTGCGTCCGGGTCGTACACGGCAAGGGCTATGGATCCGAAGGACTCAACCCCGTGCTGAAGGATAAGGCGCGATCCTGGCTGGTGCAGAAACCCGACGTCATCGCGTTTTCGGAAGCGCCCGAGCGCGAAGGCGGATCGGGCGCGCTGCTGGTGTTGCTGCGGCAGCAGGAAGAAGCGCGCCGCTAG
- the kdpF gene encoding K(+)-transporting ATPase subunit F: MSWLYLISGALALFLFVYLLIALFKPEKF; encoded by the coding sequence ATGAGCTGGCTCTACCTGATCAGCGGCGCGCTGGCGCTGTTCCTATTCGTCTATCTGCTTATCGCCCTGTTCAAGCCGGAGAAATTCTGA
- a CDS encoding sodium:solute symporter family protein → MPFSGKSASELNLRLRRVYVLYAAGFGLLILVLALLEVLGMPRNWIGYIFLLVTFSLYAGIGIVCRTSDPAEYYVAGRRVPAFYNGMATAADWMSVASFIGVAGTLYASGYAGLAYVMGWTGGYVLVALLLAPYLRKFGQYTLPDFLGARYGGNLPRLAGVACAVLCSFTYLVAQIYGVGIITTRMTGISFELGIFLALGGMLVCSFLGGMRAVTWTQVGQFIILIIAYVVPVIWLSIKFTGMAVPQISAGVALEQVARQESRLLDDDAERAVRREWQARADRLDGLLRTLPGSWVAEKARLRDRLAQLNAADAPMLEIRSVERELDAYPSTVEEARTRWYRDRQEFRARAQPPVPAATPYPAVAGNGSPYGTAAPADSPSAAAPVPIDAGREAQGQGSQRANFLALVLCLMLGTAGLPHILMRSYTTPSVGAARRSVCWTLLFILLLYLLAPTLAILVKYVIYTHLVGARYSALPDWVAAWSAISPSLVDVVDVNGDGIVQLGEIHMGADVVVLALPEIGGLPYVVSGLVAAGGLAAALSTADGLLLTLSNALSHDMLYRVVSPRMPAARRVMVSKTLLLVVAFAAAWVAARRPADILIMVSAAFSVAASSFFPALVMGIFWKRANKWGATAGMAVGLAVTFGYMAHSHPWLRELVFGIPPTQPLALWWGIQPVAAGIFGAPAAFLTILIVSLLTPRPDPATEALVDYIRDPRPAAALDAPGASGPSAR, encoded by the coding sequence ATGCCGTTTTCCGGAAAATCCGCCAGCGAACTGAACCTGCGGCTGCGCCGCGTGTACGTGCTGTACGCGGCGGGTTTCGGCCTGCTCATCCTGGTGCTCGCGCTGCTGGAAGTCCTGGGCATGCCGCGCAACTGGATCGGCTATATCTTCCTTCTGGTGACGTTCAGCCTGTATGCCGGCATCGGCATCGTCTGCCGCACCTCGGATCCCGCCGAATACTATGTCGCCGGCCGGCGCGTGCCCGCGTTCTACAACGGCATGGCGACGGCCGCGGACTGGATGTCGGTGGCGTCTTTCATCGGCGTCGCGGGAACCCTGTACGCCAGCGGCTACGCGGGCCTGGCCTACGTGATGGGCTGGACGGGCGGCTACGTCCTGGTCGCGCTGCTGCTGGCGCCGTATCTGCGCAAGTTCGGCCAGTACACCCTGCCGGATTTCCTGGGCGCGCGATATGGCGGCAATCTTCCGCGCCTGGCCGGCGTGGCCTGCGCCGTACTGTGCTCCTTCACCTATCTGGTCGCGCAGATCTACGGCGTCGGGATCATTACGACCCGCATGACGGGGATTTCCTTCGAACTGGGTATTTTCCTGGCACTGGGCGGGATGCTGGTGTGCTCCTTCCTCGGCGGCATGCGGGCGGTAACCTGGACCCAGGTGGGCCAGTTCATCATCCTGATCATCGCCTACGTGGTGCCGGTGATCTGGCTGTCGATCAAGTTCACCGGCATGGCGGTTCCGCAGATCTCCGCCGGCGTCGCGCTGGAGCAGGTGGCGCGCCAGGAAAGCCGCCTGCTGGACGACGACGCCGAACGCGCGGTACGGCGCGAATGGCAGGCGCGGGCGGATCGGCTGGACGGATTGCTGCGTACCCTGCCGGGATCCTGGGTCGCCGAGAAAGCCCGCCTGCGCGACCGCCTGGCCCAGTTGAACGCCGCGGATGCCCCCATGCTGGAGATCCGCTCCGTGGAGCGCGAGCTCGACGCCTATCCGTCGACGGTGGAAGAGGCGCGCACGCGCTGGTATCGGGACCGGCAGGAATTCCGCGCCCGGGCCCAGCCGCCGGTGCCGGCGGCCACGCCATATCCCGCGGTTGCCGGCAACGGCAGCCCCTATGGCACGGCGGCGCCGGCCGATTCCCCTTCAGCGGCCGCCCCGGTCCCCATCGATGCGGGCCGGGAGGCGCAGGGCCAGGGATCCCAGCGGGCGAATTTCCTGGCGCTGGTGTTGTGCCTGATGCTGGGTACCGCCGGCCTGCCGCATATTCTGATGCGCTCGTACACCACCCCGTCGGTGGGCGCCGCGCGGCGCTCGGTGTGCTGGACCCTGTTGTTCATCCTGCTGCTTTACCTGTTGGCGCCCACGCTGGCGATACTGGTCAAATACGTGATCTATACGCATCTGGTCGGCGCGCGCTACAGCGCGCTGCCGGACTGGGTCGCGGCATGGAGCGCGATCAGTCCTTCGCTGGTCGATGTCGTCGACGTGAACGGCGACGGGATCGTGCAGCTGGGCGAAATCCATATGGGAGCGGACGTGGTGGTGCTGGCCCTACCGGAGATCGGCGGCCTGCCCTATGTCGTGTCCGGCCTGGTGGCGGCGGGCGGACTGGCGGCGGCCCTGTCCACGGCCGACGGCCTGCTGCTGACGCTGTCCAATGCCTTGTCGCACGACATGCTCTATCGCGTGGTGTCGCCGCGGATGCCGGCGGCGCGGCGCGTCATGGTGTCCAAGACGCTACTGCTGGTGGTGGCTTTCGCGGCGGCCTGGGTGGCGGCCCGGCGGCCGGCGGACATCCTGATCATGGTGTCCGCCGCGTTCTCGGTGGCGGCTTCGTCGTTCTTCCCGGCACTGGTCATGGGGATATTCTGGAAGCGCGCCAACAAATGGGGAGCGACGGCGGGCATGGCGGTGGGCCTGGCAGTGACCTTCGGCTACATGGCGCATAGCCATCCCTGGCTGCGCGAATTGGTGTTCGGTATACCGCCCACCCAGCCCCTGGCCCTGTGGTGGGGGATACAGCCCGTGGCGGCGGGAATATTCGGCGCGCCCGCCGCGTTCCTGACTATCCTGATCGTATCGTTGCTGACGCCGAGGCCGGATCCGGCCACCGAGGCGCTCGTCGACTACATACGCGATCCCAGGCCGGCCGCGGCGCTCGATGCGCCGGGCGCTTCGGGGCCATCGGCCCGGTGA
- a CDS encoding DUF4212 domain-containing protein codes for MAHKPTPQSFDAGRDIAAASDRAPLWGRNVRLILVLLVLWAALTFLPVYFARDLLFSFLGWPFAYWMAAYGAPLAYLLIIVAYARIMNGPED; via the coding sequence ATGGCGCATAAGCCTACTCCGCAAAGCTTCGACGCCGGCCGCGATATCGCCGCGGCGTCCGATCGCGCCCCATTGTGGGGACGCAACGTCAGGCTCATCCTTGTATTGCTGGTGCTTTGGGCCGCGCTGACCTTCCTTCCCGTCTATTTCGCCCGCGACCTGCTGTTTTCTTTCCTGGGCTGGCCTTTCGCGTATTGGATGGCCGCCTACGGCGCGCCCCTGGCCTACCTGCTGATCATCGTCGCCTATGCACGGATCATGAATGGCCCGGAAGACTGA